The following are encoded in a window of Alosa sapidissima isolate fAloSap1 chromosome 12, fAloSap1.pri, whole genome shotgun sequence genomic DNA:
- the LOC121678563 gene encoding receptor-transporting protein 3-like gives MSLQEWQGIFAKKAVKLHGHHWSIEFDDSIVPDNTAQHWFQYIRGAFLLCQGVKVRRFRQECRECFGAEMEEPQFEQENIDVMLEKLGEKICIRCYQDNLGENSRQFRPHQWYGDPHESSHCEACKKGICRQSD, from the exons ATGTCCCTTCAGGAGTGGCAGGGTATTTTTGCAAAGAAGGCTGTAAAGCTTCATGGTCACCACTGGAGTATTGAATTTGATGATTCCATAGTGCCAGACAACACAGCTCAGCACTGGTTTCAGTACATTAGGGGGGCTTTT CTTCTATGCCAAGGGGTCAAAGTGCGTCGCTTCCGACAGGAATGCAGAGAGTGCTTTGGTGCAGAGATGGAGGAGCCCCAGTTTGAGCAGGAAAACATTGACGTGATGCTGGAGAAGCTGGGGGAGAAGATTTGCATCAGGTGTTACCAGGACAACCTGGGCGAGAACAGCAGGCAGTTTCGACCTCACCAGTGGTACGGGGATCCGCACGAGTCTTCTCACTGTGAGGCCTGCAAGAAAGGCATCTGCAGACAGTCGGATTAA